The window TGAGCGTCGCATAATTCGGGATGATCGTTCGAGTGTGAATTTCCCTGAAACTCATCTGCCTCAACCGCCGCCGCCAGCATAGGGCTAGAGGGCCGCGCCTCAGCGCGCATCAGCTCCTCCATGATGCGATTGAACCGAGCGACTCCAGCGTCCATCGACAGCTTCACCATCTTCGCTTCCGGGTGCAGGTCAATATTTCTCTGCTGGGCCTCGATCATCATCCGATCTTCGACGAAAGCCCGCTTCCCCAGGTCATGGAAGAAGTCCTTCAGCTCGGCTTCCTTCACCCACGGACCGTATGCGAAGAAGTAGCAGGTCCGGTCATGGGTCAGCGGGGTTACCGCCTGACAGGTGAACTGGATATGTAACGGTTCGACGCCAACCGCTTCTCGCTCGGGGAACCGTTGCGCCGTGCCGGACGGAAAAAAGCCGGCTTGCAGCAGAAACACACCGGGAACGATGAAGTCGTAGGTCTGCCAGACGTCGAAACTCAGCTCGCGGAAACGCGGCAATATTCTTGAGGGTCCGCTGATACCCCAACTTTGGATTCGCACTCCCCGCGGAATCGGCGTCACCGTCGGCTTGAACATCTTCTTTGGGGTGACCGTGAGTCCCAGGCTGTTCGCGTGCAGAAATCCGATGTGCGACAGGTCGAGCAGGTTGTCGTTGATCAGAGTGTAGTTCGCCTTGTAGTCCATCCGCCCCGGATGCATCGCCCAGCGTGGATCATCGACCCCTACGAAATCTGGAATTAGCTCAGCGTCGGCACTGGCGGCATCGCCCATCCAGATCCAGGCAATCGAGTACTCGTCGCGAATAGGATAGCTGCGGACCCTGACCTGCGGAGGAATCTTCGCCTCGCCGGGAATCTCGATACACCTTCCCGACGGTGCGAACTTGAGTCCGTGGTACATGCACCGCAGGTTCTCACCTTCGAGGCGACCCATCGAGAGCGGAGCCAATCGATGACAGCAGCGGTCCTGCAAGGCAACCGGCGTGTGGTTTGCGGTGCGATACACAATGACCGGCTCGTTAAGGATCGTTAGAGGGTAAAGCTTTCCGGGTTCGAAATCCCGGCTCCAGCCCGCCGCATACCAGCAATTGCGTAGAAACATTGAAACGGTCTCCGGTAAGTTTGGGTCCTTTCTTCTCGTCACGCGAAATACCTATTCAGGAGATGTGCATGCAGCGGCGCGCGAGAACCCTCGGAGCCCACCAACGATCGACCGGAGCTCCGGGTGTAGGATGCGAAACTTCGCACACGTTTTAAGATCGCGTCGTCCGTGCGTACCCTTCCAGCCGTGTTGATTGCACGCTCCGCCTGGTCTTCGTACGAGTGCCCCCAGATCCTTGGCAACTCACGGGCATCAAGAATCGGCGCTCTCCGCTTTCGAGTCTCCTGGAACAAGGAGGTAAGCGGCGCTCGCTCCTTCCGAGCTTCCTTTGCGAATCGACCCCGGAAAGTCCCACTCTTTAAACACAAATCATTGACCAAGGTCAATAATAGACCGCGGTCAATACCCGGCTGGCTTTCCCCCACGTCGATCGAACTTGGAGCGGTCACTGGAGCGTCGCAAAGCGACCAAATCGGGCTGCCGTTTTCGCCAGGCAGTCAAACGAGGACCCATCCTCATCCAGCTGAGTTCAAAAAAGAGTGTAAATGAAGGGGGCAACGGTCGAGAACTGCGCGAGGATAACCAGTACTCCGACGATCGGCAGAACCACAATCGCGGGTGCTAGCCAGAATTTTCTCTCCGCTTTCATGAACGCCCACAAGTCGCGCAGCAGGTCTGACATCAGAAGGGCCGCTCCATGCTCTCACGGGTTCGCTTGCGGCTTGGAACCCGGTAAGTGGGTGCCTGGGGGTCGAGTTTTCCGGCAACCGGGTCATGTCCCAGTGCACGCATCAAGACTCCCAGCGGGAGAATCACAGCGAAGAAGAGAATTGTCAGAATCATTCGGCTGTTGATCCAGCCCAAGATGAGCCCAATCCGAATCCACAGCCAATGCACGTAGCGAAGCGCCGGTGGCCACACCAGCGCCGGCAGTATGAGTGCCCCGGACAAGATCCACGGCCCGCGGTGGAACGCCTGATGGCGGAGCCAAGGCAGGGCAAGTCCGAACACCCCGGCCACGAGTCCAGCGGTTACCAGTCCGAAATTGCGCAACTCGGTCGAAGACGGCCGCGCTGCTTCCCTCATAACAGCCTTCGGCCCAACCATATCCATTCATCGAGTGCTTATCAGCGCTGGCCTGCTCGGTTTCCGCGTCCTCATAGTAGAGACGGTTGATGTTTTGCCCTAGACGGGCGTGTTATCAAACACGCTAGATAGCGGAATGTCCCATCTCAATTTTTTTTGTGGCTTAACGCTCCCAGTTATTGGCTCTCGATTACGAACGCGTCATCTATGATTCAATCCCCGCCCCGCGGTCAAAGCGAAGTGCCATGTAAATGCTCGACTATCAGCTCCCCTATCCGATCGGGAAATTGATCGACGATAAAATGCCCGCCGCCCTCAACCTCTACAAACCGATACGGGCCACTGACGAATTGCTCGGTCAGCTCCGCAGCCCGTCGTCCGACGCTCGCGTCTGCCGTGCCCCAGATATAGAGCGTGGGCACTGAGACGGCAGGAATCTCCGCAAAGGCAATGTTGTTTGCACGGTACCAGCTGATAGCTGCTTCCAACGCGCCGGGCTCACTCAGCGTCTGAAAATGCGCGTCGAGATTTGCATTTCCGACACCCTCGCGTTCAAGGACGGCTCGTAGCGTTTTGAAGTTGTCCTCACGCAGTCGACTTATCGCATCAGGTTGGCGAAACGCCTTGTGATGCTGGGAACGCTGGGCCTGTCCCGGATCCTCGGCCA is drawn from Candidatus Binataceae bacterium and contains these coding sequences:
- a CDS encoding aromatic ring-hydroxylating dioxygenase subunit alpha, with product MFLRNCWYAAGWSRDFEPGKLYPLTILNEPVIVYRTANHTPVALQDRCCHRLAPLSMGRLEGENLRCMYHGLKFAPSGRCIEIPGEAKIPPQVRVRSYPIRDEYSIAWIWMGDAASADAELIPDFVGVDDPRWAMHPGRMDYKANYTLINDNLLDLSHIGFLHANSLGLTVTPKKMFKPTVTPIPRGVRIQSWGISGPSRILPRFRELSFDVWQTYDFIVPGVFLLQAGFFPSGTAQRFPEREAVGVEPLHIQFTCQAVTPLTHDRTCYFFAYGPWVKEAELKDFFHDLGKRAFVEDRMMIEAQQRNIDLHPEAKMVKLSMDAGVARFNRIMEELMRAEARPSSPMLAAAVEADEFQGNSHSNDHPELCDAHEAGGLRPARSEAR
- a CDS encoding DUF5989 family protein, encoding MSDLLRDLWAFMKAERKFWLAPAIVVLPIVGVLVILAQFSTVAPFIYTLF
- a CDS encoding SxtJ family membrane protein; this encodes MREAARPSSTELRNFGLVTAGLVAGVFGLALPWLRHQAFHRGPWILSGALILPALVWPPALRYVHWLWIRIGLILGWINSRMILTILFFAVILPLGVLMRALGHDPVAGKLDPQAPTYRVPSRKRTRESMERPF
- a CDS encoding alpha/beta hydrolase — its product is MLTQTWTIGEFRFTVDTDGPVSGPPVLLLHGFPQTRHMWRHQLRALAAAGFRGVAPDQRGYSGGARPPTVQSYASELLTADALALMDFCEARRFHLVGHDWGGQLAWLIAAGHPDRVATLTTLSRPHPGAFARAMAEDPGQAQRSQHHKAFRQPDAISRLREDNFKTLRAVLEREGVGNANLDAHFQTLSEPGALEAAISWYRANNIAFAEIPAVSVPTLYIWGTADASVGRRAAELTEQFVSGPYRFVEVEGGGHFIVDQFPDRIGELIVEHLHGTSL